The Nitrospirota bacterium nucleotide sequence CAGGCATTCTGGAGACGGAACATGCTTATCAGGCGAGGAACCAAGCCGGTTCGCTCCCGGACTGGTATACCTCGCGCTATCGCTATACCCACAACATGTTTTCGCTGGGCCACTTCGTGCAGGTCTGTCTCGGATTGCGCGGGCCTGCCGTGGTGGTGTCGACTGCCTGTTCCTCCAGCGCGAAGGTGTTTGCGACGGCCGATCGTTTGTTGCGAGCAGGTCTCTGCGATGCCGCCATCGTCGGCGGCGTCGATAGCCTCTGCTTGACCACCCTGTATGGGTTCTCGGCGCTGCAGCTGCTCTCGGCTGCTCCCTGCCGTCCCTGCGACGAAGATCGCGATGGGTTGTCTCTGGGCGAGGCCGCAGGGTTTGCCTTGTTGGAATCCAGCGAGCGGGTCGGCAGACGTGGAGCGGTGGCGCTCCTCGGTTACGGCGAGAGCACGGATGGCTATCACATGTCGCATCCCCATCCGGAAGGCGCCGGCGCCATTCGCGCGATTCGGGATGCGCTGGCCCGGGCAGGGCGTCGCCCTGAAGACATCGAATACGTGAATTTGCATGGGACGGCCACAAGGGCCAACGACTCAGTCGAGGATAAAGCCGTCTACAGCATTTTTGGCGCGCGGCCGGCCTGCAGTTCAACCAAAGGCTGGACCGGCCATACGTTGGGTGCCGCCGGCATCACTGAGGCGGTCATTTCCGCCCTGTGCCTCACAGAGGGATTGATCCCTGGCACGCTCAATTGTGCGCGCGTCGACCCCTCGTTGAAGAGTCGAATCCTTCGTGAGAACCAGATCGGCTCGCTCTCCTGCGTGGCGAGCAATATTTTCGGGTTCGGCGGGAACAACTGCAGCCTAATCTTGGGAAAGTTGTGATGAAGGTTGCGATTCAGGGCATCGGCCTTCTTGCTCCCGGTCTCGCCGGTTGGGAGACAGGCCGTGCCGTGCTGGCCGGTCATGGTTCGTTTCAACCGGGTGAGATGCCCGACCCTGAAGCGGCGCTGTTGCCTCCGAACG carries:
- a CDS encoding beta-ketoacyl-[acyl-carrier-protein] synthase family protein, which encodes MSANVQPITPLTLTAYTLVTANGRGVGPVLQALRGRRSGLKPCDFEDVTLKTYIGRVEGLEDFSLGNELERFDCRNNRLAWLGLQQDGFMVAVAEAKQRYGAHRVAVVMGTSTSGILETEHAYQARNQAGSLPDWYTSRYRYTHNMFSLGHFVQVCLGLRGPAVVVSTACSSSAKVFATADRLLRAGLCDAAIVGGVDSLCLTTLYGFSALQLLSAAPCRPCDEDRDGLSLGEAAGFALLESSERVGRRGAVALLGYGESTDGYHMSHPHPEGAGAIRAIRDALARAGRRPEDIEYVNLHGTATRANDSVEDKAVYSIFGARPACSSTKGWTGHTLGAAGITEAVISALCLTEGLIPGTLNCARVDPSLKSRILRENQIGSLSCVASNIFGFGGNNCSLILGKL